CAAATTAGCTATTGCTGTAAAGTCACAGGAAATCATTCTGGTTTTCTCAGCAGACACAGcatcattttcttcctgagCATTGCTTATTCCTTTTCTCATTCTTGGTTTATCAATACTGACTTTGAGAATACCAGTTCTAGTTTTGTCTCAGGGTTCCTTTTGTTGAAGGGggttgattttgttttggtttaccttcagtaattaaaaaacaaaaaagaaagaaaaaacaaagaaactgaGATGCTAAGGATGGGAAAACACTGGTAAGCAAATGAGTGAGTCTGACAAAGAATCAATTATCTCCACTGCTCAGCTACCAGAACATATCAAGGGTGAAATCCTGCCTCCATTAAAGTCAATGGGAGATTTGTCATTGACTTTGGTCAGGAATTTCATTCTAGAAATATTGGAGGTGACAAAAAGGAAGAAGCCTGCATGGAGGACAGAGCAGGCTTGCCTGGAGACTTCAAAAAAGCAGCACTTATAAGAATTGAAATTTAACTCCAGAACTTTCTAGATCATTTACTTTTTGAAAGGTTAAGCAGACAGAACATCCTACTGTGAGAGTAGGATTCCCAAACTTCAGGAAAACTGCATGACTTTGAACACAGTTTTCCCCACCATCTGATGATGAAGGGCCACATCCTGCTCTCATCCCAAAGGAATTCCTTTGGATCAGTAGCATGGCACACACCTGTCCATGCAGCCTTGCATTTCTTCAGCCTTTGCTATCAAACACCTCAACCTCAAACTACTTTTATTGCAGCAATATTTTGCTATGGAAATcacaaaaatctcttttcccaATGGGAAATCAAAAGactttccctctctttctcccaAGTAACATAAAGGCAAATCACATTAAGTGTTGCTCATTAATAGGCCAAGGTAGGAtactgctgcagctggctgacAGAGGTGTTGGTCCATTTTTTCCTACAACGTCTGCCCAAAAAGAAAGTGCAACCAGCACAAACCACCACTTTGCCATCCCAGCAGAGGAATGCACTGCAGAGATGTAGCCCTGCCTGATGGTACCAGCTTTAGTATTTTGAGAGGGCACAAGTCCCAGCCAAACACATCTAAGCAGCTGCCTACCCTTAGTGAGTGCACCCATGGTTAGAGAGATATGACTCTGCTAATCCAGCCGCAATTTGGGAAGAAGGATTCATATTTAGGTCACCACAAATAAGCTTCCAGGACCACAGAGAAAGCCTCATTTGAGGCTGCTTAATCAGGTAGAGATGATTCCTTTGAGCAAACTTGTGCCATGACCTTTCATGAGTCTCTGAGCTCAGACAGGATGTCAaatttttatgaagaaaagaGGTGCAATCAATTAGTGCTTATGATGACCTTTTAATAAGTAAATGATTGAGGCAGACACACATTCTGAACAGAATGAGAAATTTGTATGTGTCTAGGGTTGCTTGGGGAAGGTGGTGAAATCTACCTCCATGCTTGATGTATCACTCCAGCCAAAAGATAACTTCAAAGGAAGTTGTAGAcaggtgggggtcagcctcttctccaaGGCAGCTAGTGAAGGGACAAAAGGACAGAGCCTCCAGGTTCAGGCTGGGCATCAAGAAGAATTTCATCACATGAAGAGCTGTCaagcattggaaggggctgcccaggggcagcctggTGGTGGTGGAACCAccaccctggaggtgttcaaaaaACAGCCGGGCATGACATTCAGAGCTATGGTTAGCTGACAAGGTCATCACCTTTTCAGCAGGTCAGAtgttggactcgatgacctctgaggtcttttccagcctgaacgATCCTGTGCATACATACCCACACACATGCTGGAATAGACAGGGAATACGGGGGCGGAGAATGGGTAAAATCCGCAGAGGTTTGTGCGCCCCACGAGGATCCAAGGATCGGTCTCACCGCTGGATGCGGGAGCGCTGCTCCCGCGGGAGCCGCAGAGGAGGCCCCCCCGgcagcgggaggaggaggagcggggGGTTTCCGCGGAGCCGCTGCCGAGCCCAGGACCGCGACAggtgcggcggcggcggcccccgGCCGAGAGCAGACGCCAAGCGCGGCCGGCGGGACACGGGGCGAGCAGGGGCGATGCGGCACCTGCCGCGCATAAAAGTGATggagcggcggggcggcggcgggcgccatgcggggcggcgggggcgcggcgggcgcggggcaggcgcggggggcggcgggcgcggggcaggcgcggggggcggcgggcgcggggcggcggcggcgggcgcggggcggcggcgggcggcgggcggcggccaaCGCGCGGGAGCGGGACCGCACGCACAGCGTCAACACGGCCTTCGGCGCCCTCCGCCGGCTCATCCCCACCCGCCCGGCCGACCGCCGCCTCTCCAAGGTGGAGACGCTGCGCCTGGCGTCCAGCTACATCTCGCATCTGGCCaacgtgctgctgctgcagcagcgcCGGCAGGACGAGGCGGTGGATGCCGAGCAGCCGTGCCCgcagccctgcccgcagcctTGCCCGCAGCCCTCTCAGCCCCCgcagccctgcccgcagccctgcccgcagccctCTCAGCCCCCGCAGCCCTGCTCGCCGCCAGGTGCCTCCGCACCTCGGTCCATCTGCACCTTCTGCCTCAGCGACCAGCGGCAGCGGGTAAGGGCCGGCTTCCGAGCGCCTCTCTTGGAGCTCTCTGTTGGGGAGGTTATTGATATCCCCCGCAGGTTTGGGATTGAACCGGCCAAAGGGGTCAGTGCTGTCCTTGGTGCCTCCTAATCTGTGTTTTTATCCATCGAACAGCATCGAGAAAGAGAGAAACCATCACCTGCTCCAGCCGTAACCGGACTCTGAACAGGCTGAGGTCTCGCACCACTCCTGCTCTGACTGTACCACTGCTCTGGGTAACATCGCCTCGCTGGTCCTGCATGTTTACATTTAGATAGCACAGTCCTAAAAGAGTTCCTTTTTAAGCCTGTGCACTTTGTTTCACATTGTGAGGGGTTTTTTCAGGGTGTTTTGCAAATGAAATTCACTGCCTCTGTTGAGACGGTTGCACCTGGTGCTGCAGCTATTTTAGCACGAGAAACGTTAAACCTCAGCAGCCAAGCCCTGATCCTGATGCCTCCTAAACCTGTGTCGCATGATGAAACTTGAACTTCCAAACACACAGTGTCCCCTGTCAGGGGAAGCTGTCATGAACACGCTGTGCCCTACgcctccagcccagcccgggctgcACGCAGCGCTGCCGCCCACCCCTCCAGCTGCACGCCAgaccttggggacaggggctgatGCCGACAGCTGACATGCTTGAGAGGTCTCAACGATGCTGGGAGATTATTTTGAGGTGTTCACAGAAAGTCGGAAAACTTCCAGTGAAAGCAACACCGTTGGCTGTGCACAGGCACAAAGCAGAGAGGCACGGGACGTAGGCAGCCcaggagaggaaaggggagaagTGCAGTGTAAGCAATGCTCTTTTCTTATTAACAGTGTGAGTCCTGCCAGTCCTTTAAATAGCACGGGATATTCCTAAATCTGCCTGGCAAGGAGGGTTTCCCAAGGGCTTTTACCCATAACCCAGGTCGTTCCATAATTGTGCGCTGTACATCACTGAGGTTGTTTATCTCCCCTCAGTTTACTAacttgtatattttttttcagaagtaacTCTAAAAGGTAAATAAGCACTTTCTGTTTTCAGATTTGGACATTAGTGAAGCAGCAGGCTAAAATCTTAAACCCCAGTAATGCTGGATTCTAAGAAACACAGAGGTTAATTTTGCAATGTTTTTTATAGCTATTCATAATATAATTAATTAGGCTTTAGCTTGTTACTTTGGGAGGCACTCTGTACTCTTTGAGAGCCTGGTAACTGTACCACTCCAAGTGCTGCAAGGAGAACTtgtctcctttttcctcccctgctgccatcTGTGCTCCTGGCCAGCCTTGCTGCTCTGGCCAAACGTGAGGGCTGAAGAAGCAGCACTGTGTTGttcactttcttttctctaCAGAGTTTTCCCTTCTTGCCCTACATAAGTGCAAAGCAAATTCTGGCAATTGTTACAAAGAACTTGGCAAGAGCAAGGTCATGGTGGACTCCTATACAACTTCACCTTTTTAGtttcccttctcccctgctCAACACACAGCAGCCCCTTTTTCTGTAGCACGAGGAAAAATCTGCTGTACCTACAGAAATGCAATAAGCTCATCCTTTGAattcaaacaaagaaaaataccaagCAAAGCTCCAGTGATTCCACATCACGTCAGCCTCTTCAGTTATTGAAAGCCACAGGCTGTATTTTCCTGGATTGAGAGgagatttttgcttttagaaGGTTTCTATcattaatctttttttaatgaggaaCTTTCTATTGCTGCCAGATCATGGTCTGTGTTTGCTTTGGCACTGATTTGCAAAGCTGGAACTCTCTACAGTTTTGTATAAagtgttttattaatttttgtgtTGTGTCGGCCTCTGTGTAGAGTTCTACAAACATATCtccctggatttttttaatcaatttgaaaaaaattgtcttttaaaaagttatttgcTCTACAATTAAAGGTGATCTTATAGTTAGGCCCTACATTCTTATCAACACATTAAACCAAAGTATCTGACCTCTTTATAGACAGTTAACACTAATTTATTCATTTAGCTGCGTCATTTCATATGATACCCTAAAATGACAAATTACAATGTAGTTTTCAAACAAATTTTTAATTGAATATGCTCTGAATTTTGGAATTTGTAAGAAAgacaataaaattatttatttcaggtTTTCAAAATGCTGTGATTTTATTGCAGTTTTAAGAGTTTTTAGTGTAGCTCTTGGCAAATGAAGTATATTTGGATTTAATGAGATATTTTTACACTTAGTTATTAAAGGAAATGAGTACAAAATGTGAAGTCCACTTCTGTACCAAAGTAAGAGCTGAAATCTCATAACTTGAAACTCTCATGAATAATTTCGACAATCCCACAGGAATTTGGTGTTCTCCCTTTAAAAGGGATTTTATCTCCCTAGTTTTGTAAAGGGTTTatacaaaatgtttttcaatgacaaaagcaggagcagcccctaACAACTTGGCTTTCTCTCCTGTTTAATGAGGCTCATTGTAACATTAAATTCTTCTCTCTTTACTCAGGATAAACTGTTGAATTCAACTGGGCTCGAAGATTTTCTCAGGGTTTCAATTACTAAATAATACAGGAGTTTCAGCAACACTGATTGATCGTGGCAGAAATTAGACCCCAGAGCACTGTGGCCCAAATATTTATGGTATAGACAGATAATGTCTATCCAAAGCAATTATAACCATGATTTCTCTGAGGAACGTTTATGTATGTGTAACTGTGTGTAtttaaatggggaaaattggggacAAATCCTTTACTTTGCCAAAATTTATTTGTAATGTAAAACTTCTCTAACCccaggagcaaaaaaaaaaaaaaaaaaaaaaaaaaaaaaaaaaaaaatttaaatcaagCTGTTACTCTGTAATGGGTTTTCTATAaatcaagagaaaaagaatttaatttctggaGACACAGATGAATTGAGGGCTCAGATTGCACATATAAAGAGCTCATCATCATTCAATGTTTCACTGAGTTTTTACTGTATGAGCTTGTGTTTTATCAGTCCTACTTTTTTAATCACTGAGCAGGGTTATTCATGTCATGCACAAATATACAAGTC
Above is a genomic segment from Haemorhous mexicanus isolate bHaeMex1 chromosome 8, bHaeMex1.pri, whole genome shotgun sequence containing:
- the LOC132330287 gene encoding LOW QUALITY PROTEIN: basic helix-loop-helix transcription factor scleraxis-like (The sequence of the model RefSeq protein was modified relative to this genomic sequence to represent the inferred CDS: inserted 1 base in 1 codon), giving the protein MGKIRRGLCAPRGSKDRSHRWMRERCSRGSRRGGPPGSGRRRSGGFPRSRCRAQDRDRCGGGGPRPRADAKRGRRDTGRAGAMRHLPRIKRRARGGGGGRGAAAXRRAAANARERDRTHSVNTAFGALRRLIPTRPADRRLSKVETLRLASSYISHLANVLLLQQRRQDEAVDAEQPCPQPCPQPCPQPSQPPQPCPQPCPQPSQPPQPCSPPGASAPRSICTFCLSDQRQRHREREKPSPAPAVTGL